Part of the Nocardia farcinica genome, CAGGCTGCCGCCGCCGAAATCCAGGCAGTAGAACTGCACCTGCTCGGGCGTGTGGGTCGCGGCGGCGGCCATCACGATCGTGCGGACGGTGGTCGACTTGCCCGACTGCGGACCGCCGACTACCGCGACGTTGCCCGCCGCGCCGGCCAGGTGCACGGTGAGCACGTCGCGGCGCTGCTCGTAGGGCTTGTCGATGATGCCGATCGGCAGCCACAGCTGACCGTGCCGGTTCACCGGCGAACGCCAGTCCGGCTCCGGCAGCAGCATGTCCACGCTCGGCGATTCGTCCAGCGGCGGCAACCACACCTCGTGGGCGGGGCGGCCGTGGCCGGTCAGGCGTTTGACGACGACCTCGAGCAGGGTGTCGGGTAGGCCCTCCTCCTGCGTGGGTGCCGCGGGCGGCGGGGGCGGCAGCTCCGGCAGGCCGGACCGGACGGCCGACGCGGGTTCGCTCGGGGCGGTGATCTCCACGGGCGCGGCGGTGAACAGCGTGGGGCTCTGCCCGCCGACGGTGCGCCCGTCGACCTCGCTGGTACCACTGGGTGAGACATAGGGACCCGAGACGTAGGTGGCGTTGAAGCGCAGCGGGTCGTCGGCGTCGCTCTTGAGGTAGCCGGAGCCCGGCACGCTGGGCAGATGGTAGGCGTCGGTGATGCCGAGGACCGCGCGTGATTCGTTGGCCGAGAAGGTGCGCAGACCGATGCGGTAGGACAGGTGCGAGTCCAGTCCGCGCAGCTTGTTCTCCTCGAGCCGCTGCGAGGCCAGCAGCAGGTGCACGTGCAGCGAGCGGCCCAGGCGGCCGATCATCACGAACAGGTCGGCGAAATCCGGTTTCTGCGACAGCAGTTCGGAGAACTCGTCGACGACCACGAACAGCGCGGGCAGCGGGTCCAGCGGCGCACCCGCGGCCCTGGCCTTCTCGTAGTCGGTGACGTTGGCGAAATTGCCCGCCGCGCGCAGCAGTTCCTGACGCCGGTTCATCTCACCAGCCAGCGCGTCCTTCATGCGGTCGACCATCGAGAGTTCTTCCTCGAGGTTGGTGATGACCGCGGCGACGTGCGGCAGCGGCTCCAGGCCGAGGAAGGTGGCGCCCCCCTTGAAGTCGACCAGCACGAGGTTCAGGTAGTCCGGGGAGTGCGTGGTGACCAGTGAGAGCACCAGCGTCCGCAGGAATTCGGACTTGCCCGAGCCGGTCGCGCCGATGCACAGCCCGTGCGGGCCCATGCCGTTCTCGGCGGACTCCTTGATGTCGATCTCCACCGGGGTGCCGTCGGGCGTCACGCCGATCGGCACCCGCAGCCGCTCCCGGGCGGTCCGCGGCCGCCACACCTTGGCCGGGTCGATCTGGGCGGCGTCGGGGATCTTCAACAGCGCCATCAGTCCGGGGTCGGCGCGGGTCTCGTCGCCGAGGCTCACGATCTGGGCGGCGGTGGCGATCCGGTAGCGGGCCAGCCCGCGCCCGAACGCCTCGGATTCGGCGATGCTCACTTCGTCGGCGACGGCGAACTTCTCCACGCCCGCGGCGCTCTTGGCGCTCACGTCGCCGTCCTCGACCACCAGTTGCAGCCCGCGCCGCGCGGCCAGGCCGTTCTCCGGGGCGTTGAGGTCGAGCACGGTCACCGCGTCGAGGCCGGATTCACTGATCAGGCGCTCGGTGCCGTTGACGTAGCCGTCGTCGATCACGACCACCAGGTGCAGCCGCCCCTGCGTGGGCTGCGGATTGCGCATGAACCGGCCGCGTTCGAGCAGTTCGTCGTTGAGCGCGGTCTCCAGCTCGCCGAGCGAGCCGTACATCATGCGGGCCGAACCCATGCCGTCGCGGGCGGTCGGATGTTGCAGATGCGGAAGCCATTTCAGCCACGCCCAGGTCGGCGCGTCGGGATCGGCACACACCACCGCGATCGCGACGTGGTCGGGTCCGTGGAAAGCGGTGAGTTCCATCAGCATCGACCGGACCAGTGTGCGCGCCTGGTCGGGGTCGCCGCCGATGTTGACGGCCGGGAACGCGCGCAGCGAGACCGCGGTGGGCAACTGGTGCACCACCGAATGCGTGCGCACGAACCGGCGCAGCGCGACGGTGGAGACGGGTTCGAGGTCTTCGAGCGGACCGGTCTCGGGCCGGGCGAGCTTGGTGGCCAGCCGGTGACTGCCGACGCCGACCCGCACGTGCCCGAAGTCGGGGTCGTTGGGCCTGCGCTCCCACATCCGCCTGGTGCCGATCACGGAGACGAGATCGCGCGGCTCCGGATGGCTCCACAGCAGCGACTCGAGCTGCTTCTTCCCGGTCCTGCGCACGTCCTTGCGCATCTGGTCCAGGTAGCGGAAGTAGTCCTTGCGTTCCTCGTTGAGTTCGGCCGCGGTCTTGGAGGTGCCGCCGCGATAGCCCATCATCATGCCGACCATCGACATGATCATCATCATCGGGAACATCATCGCCATCGGATTGGCCAGCAGGTTGCGGCCCATCATGGCCATCATCGCGATCATGCCGACCACCGCGATGACCATCACCACCGGCATGAGCTTCATCAGCAGCGGCGCGGGCAGCGGCCGAGGGATCTCCGGTGGCGGATTGAGCGCGACCTCACCACCGGGCGCACGCGGCGGCGCGATCCGCGGACGACGCACGAAACCTTCGGTAACCATTCGCTATCCCTCGGTGACTTCCCGGTCGAGGACTTCCCGATCGAGGTGGTCCAGGTCGAGCTCGCGCCGGTTGCGGAACGGAATCGACAGGGCCGCGCCGACCCCCAGCACCGCCAGGCTGGTGATCGAGCCGATGACGGCGACCCGGCGCGGGAGCGGATCGGGGCCGGGCGGGCGGGCCGGTTCGGCCAGCGGACGCGGGGTGTCGGCACCGGCGTGCACGGGCTGGTCGGGCAGTTCGGCGGTGAGTGCGGCGACCGGGTCGATCAGGCCGTGGCCCAGCTTGTCGTCGCGTCCGGTGCCCGGCGCGTGCGCGGTGCGGACCACGCGGTCGATGACCTGGGCCGCGCTGAGCTCGGGGAACCGGGCGCGCACCAGGGCGACCAGGCCCGACACGTACGGCGCCGCGAAGCTGGTGCCCTCGATCGGGCTGATGCCCTCGCTGGTCTGCACACCGTCGACCAGCCCGGTCCCGCCCGGTTTGCTGTCCAGCGAGACGATGCGGCGCCCGATCGCCGCGGCGCGCACCCACGGGCCGTGCAGGGACAGCTCCGACACCATGCCGTCGGGATCGATGGAGGCGACCGAGAGCACGTACGGATCGAACCAGGCCGGGCT contains:
- the eccCa gene encoding type VII secretion protein EccCa, encoding MVTEGFVRRPRIAPPRAPGGEVALNPPPEIPRPLPAPLLMKLMPVVMVIAVVGMIAMMAMMGRNLLANPMAMMFPMMMIMSMVGMMMGYRGGTSKTAAELNEERKDYFRYLDQMRKDVRRTGKKQLESLLWSHPEPRDLVSVIGTRRMWERRPNDPDFGHVRVGVGSHRLATKLARPETGPLEDLEPVSTVALRRFVRTHSVVHQLPTAVSLRAFPAVNIGGDPDQARTLVRSMLMELTAFHGPDHVAIAVVCADPDAPTWAWLKWLPHLQHPTARDGMGSARMMYGSLGELETALNDELLERGRFMRNPQPTQGRLHLVVVIDDGYVNGTERLISESGLDAVTVLDLNAPENGLAARRGLQLVVEDGDVSAKSAAGVEKFAVADEVSIAESEAFGRGLARYRIATAAQIVSLGDETRADPGLMALLKIPDAAQIDPAKVWRPRTARERLRVPIGVTPDGTPVEIDIKESAENGMGPHGLCIGATGSGKSEFLRTLVLSLVTTHSPDYLNLVLVDFKGGATFLGLEPLPHVAAVITNLEEELSMVDRMKDALAGEMNRRQELLRAAGNFANVTDYEKARAAGAPLDPLPALFVVVDEFSELLSQKPDFADLFVMIGRLGRSLHVHLLLASQRLEENKLRGLDSHLSYRIGLRTFSANESRAVLGITDAYHLPSVPGSGYLKSDADDPLRFNATYVSGPYVSPSGTSEVDGRTVGGQSPTLFTAAPVEITAPSEPASAVRSGLPELPPPPPAAPTQEEGLPDTLLEVVVKRLTGHGRPAHEVWLPPLDESPSVDMLLPEPDWRSPVNRHGQLWLPIGIIDKPYEQRRDVLTVHLAGAAGNVAVVGGPQSGKSTTVRTIVMAAAATHTPEQVQFYCLDFGGGSLAGLSGIPHVGSVAGRLDSDRVRRTVAELTTLMRQREERFTELGIESMAEFRRRKFAGLEARMINGTAADPARDPLAADQFGDVFLVIDGWAAMREEFDVLEPQINAIAVQGLSYGIHLIMTASRWGEIRPVIKDQIGTRLELRLGDPTDSEMGRRTAALVPMGRPGRGLTPEQLHMLIALPRLDSSSDAATVADGVAQAKQDLVQMYGSRRAPEVRMLPLEISRENVLAIAADHDVKPSPTKVVVGLGENELAPWVIDFEAEPHFMAFADVECGKTTLLRNIVMGVVENSTPQEAKVILIDYRRTMLGLVEGDHLAGYSTSSQTSGKMLNGLAKYMSQRIPGSDITPQQLRERSWWTGPEIYLVVDDYDMVATGVNPLLPLVEYLPQARDIGLHLIVARRIGGASRALFDGVLGTMKNMSVDTLIMSGPRDEGKLLGDVRPTKLPPGRGVLVSRSRGQEMVQIAHLPPL